CCATATAATCCAAACCAATCTTCTCAGCCTGCAATacaaatcaaaaaaattcaacaaaacacTCAAGCATTACAAGAACATTCTTCCTATGTTTCTgggattcttttttttttcaagtatcCATGTCTGGCACTCATACTGACACATGGATAGGGGGATATGACCTCTAAAAATCCTccacacacattaaaaaaatttaaaaacctaatCATACTGTGTCAGGCATATACCTGTATCCAACACTCACACCCAAGTATGTTTTAACGTgaaccaagaaacaaaatattCTTCAAAGCAAAGCAAGCAAGTTTCACCTAAGGAAGGCTGCAAAAATTACCTCTTCAACATGTTGAGCATCTCCAAGCATGCAAATCTTCATCTTGGGACGAGGAATGTGTGGCAGCTTCACGGAACCACTGAAACGCTTGTCTTTTTGGGGATCATAGTTTTTCAGCCCAATCTGGAGTTCAATGGTCTCGGTGAACTTGCGACTTTTCTCCTTGGAATTAGCCACAATGGTTGAAATAGCTTCTCTAAGGGCATCACTCTGAAGCTTACtgcaaataaaaaaccaaaatcctTTTAAGAAAACTATAAATGAGTAGATAAGAAACAATCACATGATTCATACACTACCATAATGAAATATCAATCCATAATCATCACAACACAAGCACCAAAAGCCAAATCATAGTTCGACTCAGTGAGTCAAAGGGGCAAGACCATATCAACCCAGATACAGAACAAACAATTACCTGACACAAATGAAAATCCAAATTCACAACTTAAAGATTTACACTctttaagttcaaattttacaaaCATATAAGAAATCTAGTTTCACAAACCAGACCAATCAATGAACccaaaaaaatcaagtttaaaaaaagaattaattacatataaccaaaaaaataatcatTGCTTGCCTCCTAGGTGAGAGCACCCAACAGATTATCCTACAAAAACAACAAATGACCCAAAGGAACCAATCTCTTCTAGCTCAAGTGAAGCAAATCAATAGCATTAAAAACCTCGTAAATAAATAGAACCCAATATATTAAGCTGGAtaatcacattaaaaaaaacaaaaacagagaATTAAAATTACCTCATCTTCGAATCTCTGTTCTTAAAACGAACGAAACAACCAAGAATTTACctgtaaaacaaaattttcaagtcaatgaTTGAATGTTAGATCTCAGAATAAAACAAGAGTTTAAGAAACGGAGAGTTTAGCGGCAAAGGAGAAACCTGAAGAGAGAAACCCTAATGCAGCTGAGGAGGAAAATTTTGATATCAAATGGTATGGAACTAATAAAAGACCCTGGCCAGCTTTTCATTGGGCCAAGAATAGGTCTAGACCAAAATTGGTTTATAGTTTAGGCTAACCTAGCCCATATTATTACTAAACTGGTTAAACCCATATCAGCCCAATACTTCATTCATGCAGAGATCAATGTTGCTGGAACTGAACTAGACCAGAATTGATTGATATAACGATTTAGACGAAGGGATAAAATCAATCTCTAAAAGAACTACTCAAAACctgtaaaaaattgaaaattgagataaaaaatcattggtttaactaattaaattaatttctttttaattattgatagaTCAGTGATCAAATTGATTAAACTAAAATACaaggattaaaatttatttttattattggaGAAGTTTAACATTATTATAAGTTATTATTACACAATCTATAACTTGCTGACATACACCCTTCACcatactaaaattataattgatttggacatattattatttagatgtatacatatacatatgcatatgtattcaacattaatttatgattttctattAATATTCTTAGTTCACCATCCCAAGCTCACTGTCCTCCTTAATGTCATCATCTTATCAACCTTCTTTTTTGCACATGTCAATTCCTTCTTCCTCTTCAAAACCTGTTTAAAGGGTTCATCATCGAAAGAAAATTAATGCCATAATGATCTAGCATATGTAACATATCATTTAGTCTTGAACTTGAAATATTTGACACGAATGttctaacaaaaaatatttaattgaaataaaaaacctaGATACCAAATTGAATTAAACCCATACTCagtaactaaattgaaaaataaccttaaaaattaaattaaaaattgagacCAAAGTCGAATACCAAAATGTATATTAACCCTTAACCCACTTGTAAATCTAAAAATACAACATAGGcagttaaataattaatgacTGTTCATCCATAAAACCAAAAGAGTAAATAATAGACATTTTTTAGACAGCTCCCTTCTAAAATTGTGTGAAAGGTGAAAATTTacccaaatcaaaataacacaaaaaattgaaaacaaattgaccatatatatatttacctcTTCCTTTCGCCTTTTATCGTTTTCCTCCTgctcaaaattaaaatcgacagaaaaaatgttgttatttattgaccatggttactttaatgtaaaatttcaattttcacttttacaaggaaaatatttgtttaCCACAAGTTGCTTCAGCTTTGCATTCTCCCGTTTGAGTTGATTCAACTCTAATTCAAGCTCCACTGTGTATGCCTGTCTCCTTGCTCGAGATCTTGCGGCAGACTCTCGGTTCTTAATCATGCGGCGTTGCCTCCTTTCCACCACCACCTCCGGTGGACCGTCTACGATCCTCTTCTTGTTCTGAGGAGCCACAGCTGGCTGTAACAAACTGTTAGTCCGGTTTCCATTTTCGGTACCATTAGAAGATTCCCCCATAACAGTTTGTGCAAAAATCGAGTACCCTGCGGCATAGCCGTTGCTAACAATTTGATGTCTGGGGAATCCGAGACCTATCATATGTCCCATTCCGAAGTTTGCATCCATGCTTGCATTGTTATTTCGAATAGGTGCATCCATTATATAGTTTGCATCCAAGCTCGCGCCGTTGATCCTAAGAGGGGATGCCTTGTTTTGTTGCGAAGATCCCGATGGTTCTTGAACGACTCCCGCTTTGATGAGAAAATCCTCCAAAGTAATCTCGCCGAGTGTTTGTTGACGTTGAGGAGGTTCATGATCAGCCACATCGTTAGCTTCTCGTGGTTGCGGTAACTCTTTTTGTATCTCGAACCACACCTCATCAACCGTTTTCTTGCAAAGTGGGGTAGGAACGGAGAACGAGCCCTGTCGTGCTAAACTCGGTTGGCATCCTATCCCTCTGTCACCATCAATAGGTTCAGGTTGCGATATAACTTGCTGGTTTTCCTCGACGTTCCACAAATTCGCAAGGAATTCATCCATGTTCATGGACCCAAAAGTCTTCCCACTCTTGAGTTGAATTTCGTCGAGGGTAAGTGAGAAGATGGAATTCTGTTTGTTCGGGGAAGAATTCGACCGATCCGGCGTTGATTCTTCATGTGGCGATTCCGGTGCTTGCGTCGGTGATCCTGTTTTCTTGATGCCTCCATAGGCAACACTTTCCGATTCGGAAAGCGCCATTATATGACCGGAGACGAGATTATTACAATCCCTGTAATTATCAGTTTTTAAATTCTCTTGCAGACTAATGAAAATTCTCACTGTTAAcgttaatttaaaaattacttttattcGTAGTTCTGTGTAATGTAACATTTTGCCTATTTCTTGTGATTAAATAAcaagaaattaaacaaattgttcttgattttttttttcaaaatatgacaTTTTAATCTTGTACTTGAAAACAAAGTGAAGAATGTCAAATTTTTTAAGCATGCATTTcgatttaagtatacatataaaagaaaagatcaAATAGGAGCAGCTAGCAAATCACAGTTTAAGCTTCGTAACAATGGAAAAGAAGAGTAAAACATCAACATGCAACTGTGTAGATCaaaaaaccgaacaaagaagatgaagaagaagaaattaaccgtaaaaaaaaactcgaaaaaaAAACGAAATAATAAGTAAAGCAAATGAGATCTGCGAGAAGAAAAATTACCTTAAATAATGCGATGAGAGGCGAGAAGAAGTAAATTTCACTTCATTTTATTCACTTTGATGAGTAATTTCGACTATATATGTATAAAGAAAGGATTGTTTAGTTGGCtttgaatttgaagatgaagcAGTGAAGTGTAACTGCCATGGCCAAgcttaaaaaacaatataaataggGGTGCGGGTGTGGTCCCCACTCTGTGGAATAGCTTTTGACACGTTTCTGACACGTGTCTATTGGTTTTCTGAAAGGAAAAaatagcttcttttttttttgtggaaaaTGGAAGTCGAGTTTTTTCAGGTACACCTTTTGACTTCGATGTCAAAATATTGCCAAAATTCTCGACGCTCTGGATGACACGCGCCACCACTTTTGTGTGTCAAGGGATTAAGTTAAGTCGATTTTGGTTCTGTTCTACGCTCGTTGTTTGTATAGGTTTTTTATGGGGGCTCGGGTTTTTGAGTCGCCAACAGCTTTCGAGCCGCAGTTTTTCTCTCCCTTAACGTTTTTTTCTCAAGATTTTACTGTATTGGAGTATGCTTGTTATTCGGGTGACCTTTTAATGGGAACGATGCCCGAATATTTTTTGAGGAAAGGAGGGAATTAAgtggtatattttactatattaaaaataaatttttattttttaataattatattttataatttttaaataattaaattaattttttatttttagagtgatcaaagtacaattttatcatatattaatttaaaattataaaaatattaaaagtaaaatttttcattttagaggTCCTTACCAGCCCTTTATTCCATCCTGAATGGAAATATGATTGACTCGTTACAATAACTTATgtatagaaatagaaaaaagttgaatttgATGGATTTCGACTCGATTCATTAAggttaatatttttctttgaaaatcaAGTTTGAGGCGAATTAGgtttagtgaaattagaaaaaCAATCTGATCGAGTCAGGGTTAGGTTAGAAGTAAATTCACTCGTTTTGACCGTTAAGGGCgatgccaaaaaaaaaatttagagatcgaaatcaatttgcatatttttacaatagtaaaaaataCTATGCTACCATTTTAATTAccatatctttataatttttaaaggactaaGTCAAATTCTTATCATTTTTTGGAGGCCAaagtataatattattattactaatttaaaattttataacttataaaggagcctaatttgatatttttcgATTTTTAGAAGGGTCAAGGGCCTTAACTTCAACAATCCTGCCCGTCtcgaaatatttacaaaatactCATGATATATATATCTTAAATTTCGATCAGGTCagatcaaatcaaatcaaatcaaaatcaaatctcatattaaattttgagttcaaattttaaattttttttttcttaagaatcAACATTTAGGggtctaaaattatattttcatataaaatatagaaaaatataaaattttaaccaaaactaTAATAGTTTCTACTTAAATCAAAGATATCCTTAATTCTTGtataatatgatatatgttCAAGGTTTACCTCTCCCAATAAtatcgtttgaaatttaaattgttatataatataatatatgttcGAGGTTTACCTCTCCCAATAATGTTGTTCgaaatttaaattgttaatcttttttatatataaaaatttgcatcattgttaaaataaataatggtataaaaaatatttcaatttaaatctatctatattcatataatatatttcaaaaaaaaaatcacattattAATCATTATTGTACTCTTTTGTTTTCACCTTTAGTAGACCCATCAAACAAACATCAACAGCCGACCATAAAACCACCGTCTAAAGTCACACACCTACAATTTGAACGGCCAACCGACCGGCGAGACTCGACGgtcaatataatttcatcactttttttttcaaatgacacaatcacaaaacaaaacaaatccttttttttcttgttttttttttccgatCATTTCACTTCAAATTTCAGATTTTATGAAGCTTGATAGCTTTAACAACGGGATTAGCTTGAGCAATCTGTTGTTTCCCCATTgctttgaaatcaaatttacaACCATGTTCTTCAGGGTACCTATGGATCCCACAAAACACCATCCCACACCTGCACTTGAACCCCGTGAGCCCCACGCGCTTGTTACAACTTAAGCATCGTTTAGGTCTAACCTCAACCTCCACCACCTCCGCCGCCTTCGTCTCCGCCACCGATCCAGCGTCCTTATCCGCAGACGAGGACGACGAAACCGACGGAAAAGATGACAGCGAAGGGATCGAGGTTTGATTAACGGCGTGTTTGGCGGAGGAAGATCGATGTTGCTTCAGCTGAAGATCACGGTGACATTTTGAACAAAGATTTTGCGTCGCGGGACTGCCGATTAATCCACAATTGTTCGCACACAGCTTCGGTGCTTGACATCTATGTTCTTCcgccatttttttttcaattttttctttcaaacctgaaaaaaaaacattgaagaaaacaaattaaaatgataatttgcatgaaaaaaaattcaaaaaattagaagaaaatttaccaGAGCCAAGAGTTTCAAAGAGGTGGGGAATGGGAATCGAAATGAGAAATCAGAAATGAAACCCCAAATCTAATTcccttttaaaaatcataaattaaaattcagttTCATCCTAAAAATATAAGAGGTTGAAGGGATTCGTGGTCATGATTGAAATTTCCATACACTTTTGTCTTTATAAgcggtttgaattgaattttactaatatatataaattaaaggcTAACTTTTGAtattagtccctgtattttgcataagttacaattttaatatttatattttcgatttttgaaattttagttctgAATCAAACATAGCAATTAATTCATTAGgtcaaattctgctattagtttCATATTGTATATAAGTTGTAGTTTTAGTTCATGTTTTCTAACAAGGTTTTCAAAATCGAACCAATCAGGCCATCGATTCGTTAGTTCAATCGATCCGACTAGTTTGATCAATCTTGtagatttgattaaataaatcattaaaaattcttaaaaataaaactcgATTGAATCGAGTTTTTACTCGGTTCGTACTGGTTTCCAGATCAACTGGCTCAATGTCCTTTTATGAATCGGTAGCCCAATCAATTCTCAGTTCAATCCGATTCAAACAACCTTGtcttttaatttgatagttatagttcttgtattttttttcctaattttgaaatcttaatcTTGACCGAGCCAATACTTGGCAAATCCATTAGCTAAAGTAACATGGTCTTTTGTGAGTATTATATGAAAATGGTAAGCTGATATGTCTGTACACACATGATAATAGTATTTGTTacataagatttttttttttttgaaatcttaGAATTTAATAGCAATTGTTTGGGCCTGAATAGAAAtttcaacttttgaaaaatataaaattaaaagtgaccaaattagAATACATTCACTAAATCCGCAACttacacataatacataattaataacaatatttaacctAAATTCAATTGCAATAATTTTGAGATGCCTTTTCCCTTTCATCAATTTTAGTCATTGtgttttcgaattttgaaaattcgatACTGAATCAAAACGATGGTAGTTAAGTTGCTaggtcaaattttattattagtccTGTACTATACATAAGTTGTAGGTTTAGTCAAAgttaattgaatatatttgagaatatttactcaaacaccttgtgcGTTTtgcttttttgtgtttttttttttgttatctcGTTGTTTATTCGCATTGAGtttgtttttgctttattttagtgttttatagattttttattatgaattcTCACTTTTGAGAGTTAAACTAACTTAGGCAGATTTAAAGCTAAATTTTTGCTTAAAGTCACATAATTCGCCAAACTAAAATTCTAATCCTGTGACATATGTATATAATGTtagcaaaagaaaattatataaaattgctctatatcaaataaaaatactatattatttaaaaataaaataataataggtGCAATTTAAACTCACCAGTGGAAGATGGCACTAAGTTTGGGGgcctaactaaaattttaaaagttttagtgaaaagatttaaaaattttgataagtctaattgaaacattcaaaatttttagatgTTTTATGAAAACTTACAAACAAATTTAAAGAgtctaattgaatttttttaaaaaagttaaaaggtttaacaataaatttattaaattttgtggacctaattaaaatttttaaaatttaatgtataattaaaattttcaaaagaaagcCTATAGGACCTAATGAGGATCTGCCTTTAAAACTCACTTATAagtatttataattaatcatgCCTCTATGTTCATTAAAATTAGGTTGAGATAACtatttatgatattattatCGTACGAATCGATCAATCAACAactttaactattaaatttaaattgtggTTATGGATGCATTTACTATCATATTATGATATTGTGATTGTGAATGTGTTTAATGATATTATGTGTAACTATATTAAAAGTAAACATGTTCAACGGTCGAGTATCACCTAAATTTAAACTCCTGCTCGAAATTTGAGtgggtttgaataaaaatattaaactcgagaaataaatttagtaaaaaaaattatgtttatttaaaatatgaatggGACTCAAGCTCCAATATTTTAAGCATGAGCCCAACTCGGCCTAATCCTAAATAAATTCGGTGTAGTCATTTACAAATAGGAGtggatttgaataaaatttgatcCGTATTTTGTGCCATTAGGACTAGTTTACGATTTAGAACCATACATGGTTGTCTAAGGGCTAGTTTACCTTTGAggtttaaaagtgtttttgaaaaatactataaaaaacagcttttgaaaagtttgatagtatttactattgccgtcaaaaagtacttttgaaaatgataaagtGTTAATTTTAAACACGGTGTTGTAAAGTGAAAGATTTGTTGGGGGGTAAAAAAAGGTAACTTCGTTGAAAGtacttttccaaaatttttggcTTGGTTAAAATCCTAGTTTAAAATCATGTTCGGTTTAAAAAGCTGATTGCTTAccaaatttttgttgtttactGCTTTCCAGCCTCAAtagtaaacaaaaaatttggTAAACAAAGAGCTCTTCAACCCAAACTATGATTTCAAATTGTGATTCTAACCCaagccaaaatttttaaccttcaacttttggaaaaatgtttttcaaTGAACTTACCTTTTTATCTCCCATTAAATCTTTCatatgcttttgaaaagtttgataaTGTTTACTATTACTgttaaaaagtacttttgagaagataaaatgtcaattttagaCATGATGCCAGAAAGTGAAAGATTTAATGGGAGATGAAAAAAGTAACtttgttgaaaaatacttttccaaaatttttggcttggttaaaatcttagtttaaaATCATGTTCGGTTTAAAAAGCTGCTTGCTTAccaaatttttgttgtttactGCTTTCCAGCCTCAAtagtaaacaaaaaatttggTAAACAAAGAGCTCTTCAACCCAAACTATGATTTCAAATTGTGATTCTAACCCaagccaaaatttttaaccttcAGCTCTTGGAAAAATGCTTTTCAATAAACTTACCTTTTTATCTCCCATTAAATCTTTCATatgcttttaaaaagtttgataatGTTTATCATTGCcgttaaaaagtatttttgagaagataaaatgttaattttagacATGATGTTATAAAGTGAAAGATTTAATGGGAGATGAAAAAAGTAACTTCGTTGAAAAAtacttttccaaaatttttggcTTGGTTAAAATCTTAGATTAAAATCATGTTCGGTTTAAAAAGCTGCTTGCTTAccaaatttttgttgtttactGCTTTCCAGCCTCAAtagtaaacaaaaaatttggTAAACAAAGAGCTCTTCAACCCAAACTATGATTTCAAATTGTGATTCTAACCCAAGCCAAAATTTTTAGCCTTCAGCTCTTGGAAAAATGCTTTTCAATAAACTTACCTTTTTATCTCCCATTAAATCTTTCatatgcttttgaaaagtttgataaTATTTACCATtactgtcaaaaagtgcttttgagaatataaaatgtcaattttagaCATGATGCCAGAAAGTGAAAGATTT
The nucleotide sequence above comes from Gossypium raimondii isolate GPD5lz chromosome 13, ASM2569854v1, whole genome shotgun sequence. Encoded proteins:
- the LOC105784374 gene encoding zinc finger A20 and AN1 domain-containing stress-associated protein 3, with translation MAEEHRCQAPKLCANNCGLIGSPATQNLCSKCHRDLQLKQHRSSSAKHAVNQTSIPSLSSFPSVSSSSSADKDAGSVAETKAAEVVEVEVRPKRCLSCNKRVGLTGFKCRCGMVFCGIHRYPEEHGCKFDFKAMGKQQIAQANPVVKAIKLHKI
- the LOC105783290 gene encoding ABSCISIC ACID-INSENSITIVE 5-like protein 1 — protein: MALSESESVAYGGIKKTGSPTQAPESPHEESTPDRSNSSPNKQNSIFSLTLDEIQLKSGKTFGSMNMDEFLANLWNVEENQQVISQPEPIDGDRGIGCQPSLARQGSFSVPTPLCKKTVDEVWFEIQKELPQPREANDVADHEPPQRQQTLGEITLEDFLIKAGVVQEPSGSSQQNKASPLRINGASLDANYIMDAPIRNNNASMDANFGMGHMIGLGFPRHQIVSNGYAAGYSIFAQTVMGESSNGTENGNRTNSLLQPAVAPQNKKRIVDGPPEVVVERRQRRMIKNRESAARSRARRQAYTVELELELNQLKRENAKLKQLVEENDKRRKEEVLKRKKELTCAKKKVDKMMTLRRTVSLGW